In Thiospirochaeta perfilievii, a single window of DNA contains:
- a CDS encoding UTP--glucose-1-phosphate uridylyltransferase — MRKKLLENSIDIDLTNIILDNYNNKKIGQDSGIKLKEFPIIDNKTVIDLKNFTEMSFTQEQIDNFFNKYNLNKELYSRCKASNFILNRELLEEIGVNLYPFFSFGVLNGGSATSYVDYKKNRDFSPQLLNSLSDIFENLTALYKNRAKGITPAFINPNGVAGPSFMELKMRSLLLEAKRYKKLTGKGNKQLFPIFQMTSTSNNDSIISYYQSIKSSKYLKKLTGDTGINITDVLTGVQPLILAYTHSKHGAKKQIFLDEKGNPLPLPGGHGHCFYTLKQTFHELYNRGIKFVSIGNVDNIGYTVDPLSLALLGITNKEATFDFSFKTTFDVKGGVLIRESSNKINCADLGVAISKDEVVAAESMDKPILFNCATGLFNLEHLIKNLDYIIDKLPTRFTDQNKDVGLYSQAEQVTWEVISILDDFLILAVDKYDRFLASKLLLENLATSGLVQNIDDETLKQCAVELNRGLVNNLKNKFNLYLKDGEWIPND, encoded by the coding sequence TTGCGAAAAAAATTACTAGAAAACAGTATAGATATAGATTTAACAAACATAATTTTAGATAATTATAATAATAAAAAAATAGGTCAGGATAGCGGTATAAAGCTAAAAGAGTTTCCTATAATTGATAATAAAACTGTTATTGACCTTAAAAATTTTACAGAGATGTCCTTTACCCAGGAACAAATAGATAACTTTTTTAATAAATATAACCTAAATAAGGAACTCTACAGTAGATGTAAAGCTTCTAACTTTATTTTAAATAGAGAGTTATTAGAGGAGATTGGAGTTAACCTATACCCTTTTTTTTCCTTTGGGGTTTTAAATGGAGGATCAGCTACAAGCTATGTAGATTACAAAAAAAACAGAGATTTTAGCCCCCAACTATTAAATAGTCTAAGTGATATATTTGAGAATCTAACAGCTCTTTATAAAAACAGAGCAAAGGGTATAACTCCAGCTTTTATTAACCCAAACGGTGTTGCTGGCCCCTCATTTATGGAATTAAAAATGAGATCCCTGTTATTAGAAGCTAAAAGATATAAGAAGTTAACAGGGAAGGGAAATAAACAACTATTCCCAATATTTCAAATGACATCAACCTCTAATAACGACTCAATTATTAGCTACTACCAATCGATAAAAAGCAGTAAATATCTGAAAAAACTTACAGGGGATACGGGAATTAACATTACTGATGTTTTAACCGGTGTACAGCCATTAATATTAGCATACACCCACTCTAAACATGGGGCAAAAAAGCAGATTTTCCTTGATGAGAAAGGGAATCCTCTACCACTACCAGGTGGCCATGGACACTGTTTCTACACCCTAAAACAAACATTTCATGAACTATATAATAGGGGAATTAAGTTTGTATCAATTGGGAATGTAGACAATATAGGTTATACTGTAGACCCTCTCTCCTTAGCATTATTAGGAATAACCAATAAAGAGGCAACATTTGATTTCTCTTTTAAAACTACCTTTGACGTAAAAGGTGGAGTTTTAATAAGGGAGAGTAGCAATAAAATTAACTGTGCAGACCTTGGTGTAGCGATCTCTAAGGACGAAGTAGTAGCTGCTGAGTCTATGGATAAACCAATTCTATTTAACTGTGCTACAGGCCTTTTTAATCTTGAACATCTTATTAAAAACCTTGATTATATAATTGATAAACTACCAACTAGATTTACAGATCAAAATAAAGATGTTGGACTGTATTCCCAGGCTGAACAGGTTACATGGGAGGTAATAAGCATACTAGATGATTTTCTTATATTAGCTGTTGATAAATATGATAGATTTTTAGCTTCAAAACTACTACTTGAAAATCTAGCAACTAGTGGTCTTGTACAAAATATAGATGACGAGACTTTAAAACAGTGTGCTGTAGAACTTAATAGAGGTTTAGTTAATAACTTAAAAAACAAATTCAATTTATACCTAAAAGATGGAGAATGGATACCAAATGATTGA
- the rpsF gene encoding 30S ribosomal protein S6, translating into MTKYELVCLFRTKEDNYAKGLAAVKALLTDAGAEFLKEEDMGDRQVAYPIKKEDRSHYHFFLIKLDGSKVALLDEQFKLKEELLKYLFVKSEK; encoded by the coding sequence ATGACAAAATATGAATTAGTGTGTCTTTTTAGAACTAAAGAAGATAACTACGCTAAAGGTCTAGCTGCTGTAAAAGCACTATTGACTGATGCAGGTGCAGAGTTTTTAAAAGAAGAGGATATGGGTGACAGACAAGTTGCTTATCCTATTAAAAAAGAAGACAGATCGCACTATCACTTTTTCTTAATTAAGTTAGATGGTTCAAAAGTAGCATTACTTGATGAACAATTTAAACTTAAAGAAGAGCTTTTAAAATATCTTTTTGTTAAATCAGAAAAATAG
- a CDS encoding single-stranded DNA-binding protein, with the protein MAADINSVTIVGRLTRDAELKYTNSGSAVTGMSIAVNRTRKDGDQWVEEANFFDVSLWGRRGESLNQYLQKGTRIAVTGELRQDRWEQDGQKRSRVVIHANNIQLLGGNSPGQGTPGQGFSGNNQRPNQGYQNSGNNSYNNVSNNKPSYENYPSGNAGGSGNFEDDIPF; encoded by the coding sequence ATGGCTGCAGATATTAACAGTGTTACAATTGTAGGTAGACTTACTAGGGATGCAGAACTTAAATATACTAATAGCGGTTCAGCTGTAACTGGGATGAGTATTGCTGTGAATCGAACTAGAAAAGACGGAGATCAATGGGTTGAAGAGGCCAACTTTTTTGATGTAAGTCTTTGGGGTCGAAGGGGAGAATCTTTAAATCAATATTTACAGAAAGGAACCCGAATTGCAGTAACTGGTGAGTTAAGGCAGGATAGATGGGAGCAAGATGGACAAAAAAGAAGTCGTGTTGTTATCCATGCTAATAATATTCAGTTATTAGGTGGTAATTCTCCAGGTCAAGGTACTCCAGGACAGGGATTCTCTGGTAATAATCAGAGACCTAACCAGGGATATCAGAACTCAGGGAATAATAGCTATAATAACGTAAGTAACAATAAACCGTCCTACGAGAATTATCCATCCGGAAATGCGGGTGGCAGTGGTAACTTCGAAGACGATATACCATTTTAA
- the rpsR gene encoding 30S ribosomal protein S18 — protein MSDEQRVDSGERKSFKPRTNKFFRKKVCKFCVGKAAMDYKNAESLKRFVSDNGKILPRRITGTCASHQRALTREIKRARTIAVLPFAGK, from the coding sequence ATGAGCGATGAGCAAAGAGTAGACTCTGGAGAAAGAAAGAGTTTTAAACCTAGAACTAATAAATTCTTCAGAAAAAAAGTATGTAAATTTTGTGTAGGTAAAGCTGCAATGGATTATAAGAATGCTGAGTCTTTAAAAAGATTTGTATCAGATAATGGTAAGATTTTACCAAGAAGAATTACTGGTACTTGTGCATCACACCAAAGAGCATTAACTAGAGAGATTAAAAGAGCTAGAACTATAGCAGTTCTTCCTTTTGCTGGAAAATAA
- the rplI gene encoding 50S ribosomal protein L9 yields the protein MKIILTTDVLNLGEEGDIKVVADGYARNYLIPNKFAVLCNKANLTVLEQRKRTIEKIKEEKRKAALSLKEKIESEELIVKMPTGEKGKLFGSVNNATVVEELTKKGISVERKKVEVPGHNIKVIGTYSIEIKLYGNESAKLKLTVAPIEEAKEVTTEAPAAPAVSEVEADSAE from the coding sequence ATGAAAATTATTTTAACAACAGACGTTCTTAACCTAGGTGAAGAAGGTGACATTAAAGTAGTTGCTGATGGTTACGCTAGAAATTATTTAATTCCAAATAAATTCGCAGTACTATGCAACAAAGCTAATTTAACTGTTCTTGAGCAGAGAAAAAGAACAATTGAAAAGATTAAAGAAGAGAAAAGAAAAGCTGCTTTATCTCTTAAAGAGAAGATTGAGTCGGAAGAGTTAATCGTAAAAATGCCTACAGGTGAAAAAGGAAAACTTTTTGGTTCTGTTAATAACGCTACAGTTGTAGAAGAGTTAACTAAGAAAGGTATCTCTGTTGAGAGAAAGAAAGTAGAAGTTCCTGGTCATAACATTAAAGTTATTGGTACTTACTCTATAGAGATTAAGCTTTATGGAAATGAGTCCGCTAAATTAAAGTTAACTGTAGCTCCAATTGAAGAAGCAAAAGAAGTAACTACAGAAGCTCCTGCTGCACCTGCAGTAAGTGAAGTAGAAGCAGATTCTGCTGAATAA
- the dnaB gene encoding replicative DNA helicase gives MSLNNLKDKSAPHNLEAEKASVGALLLNFSTEILDNVLEFVKPSDFYQNANRLVFQAIIDLSSNGSAVDLVTLVDYLTSKGELDKAGGPAYIASLTSSVPTAANVSYYAKIVAENSVRRNLISVAHNIISNAHDETEDSKLIVEEAEKAIFEINDKQQTNKFKDAKEVVQATVEAIEKRYQTKDTYTGVPSGFNRLDDMTSGFQKQEMVIIGARPSVGKTAFALTLAANTAIKQKISTGFFTLEMSAESLMQRIIAAEARIESQRIRSGFLKNSDFHLLTDAAGRIYDSPLYIDDTPNITLLELRAQARRMKAKHDINIIFIDYIGLITSENKQIPRHEQMSEVSRSLKALARELDIPVVVLSQVGRQSEGKAPGLADLRESGAIEQDADMVMFLHRDRGIDSDDGPPDSIETELIIAKQRNGPVGVVKMAFIPHYTRFEPLAYDNN, from the coding sequence ATGAGCCTTAATAACCTTAAGGATAAGAGCGCGCCCCACAATTTAGAAGCTGAAAAGGCATCTGTTGGGGCGTTGCTCCTAAATTTTAGTACAGAGATCTTAGATAATGTATTAGAGTTTGTAAAACCTTCCGACTTTTATCAAAACGCAAACAGATTAGTATTTCAAGCAATAATTGATCTATCAAGTAATGGTAGTGCCGTAGATTTAGTAACACTAGTGGATTATTTAACATCCAAGGGTGAACTAGATAAGGCTGGAGGACCTGCATATATAGCAAGTTTAACCAGTTCTGTTCCAACGGCAGCTAATGTTAGTTATTACGCTAAAATTGTTGCAGAGAACTCTGTTAGAAGAAACTTAATCAGTGTTGCTCATAATATAATTTCAAATGCCCATGATGAGACAGAAGACTCTAAGTTAATAGTAGAAGAGGCTGAAAAGGCTATCTTTGAAATTAATGATAAGCAACAAACAAATAAGTTTAAAGATGCAAAAGAGGTTGTACAGGCTACTGTCGAGGCTATTGAAAAACGGTATCAGACCAAGGATACATATACAGGTGTACCATCTGGATTTAACCGTTTAGATGATATGACAAGTGGTTTTCAAAAGCAGGAAATGGTAATTATTGGAGCAAGGCCATCAGTTGGTAAAACTGCATTTGCTCTTACCTTAGCAGCAAATACTGCTATTAAACAGAAGATCTCTACTGGATTTTTTACCTTAGAGATGTCTGCAGAGTCTTTAATGCAAAGAATAATTGCAGCTGAAGCAAGGATAGAGTCCCAACGTATAAGATCAGGTTTTTTAAAAAACTCAGACTTTCATCTTTTAACCGATGCAGCTGGTAGAATTTATGATTCACCACTCTATATTGATGATACACCAAATATAACACTTTTAGAATTAAGAGCCCAAGCAAGGCGAATGAAGGCCAAACATGATATAAATATTATATTTATTGACTATATTGGTTTAATAACATCTGAGAACAAACAGATTCCTAGACATGAGCAGATGTCTGAGGTAAGTAGATCCTTAAAAGCATTGGCTAGAGAGCTAGACATTCCAGTGGTTGTACTTTCCCAGGTAGGTAGACAATCAGAGGGTAAAGCCCCTGGTTTAGCTGATTTAAGGGAGTCTGGAGCCATAGAGCAGGATGCGGATATGGTTATGTTTTTACACAGAGATAGGGGAATAGACAGTGATGATGGACCACCAGACTCAATTGAGACAGAACTTATAATAGCTAAGCAGAGAAATGGTCCAGTTGGTGTTGTTAAAATGGCATTTATTCCACACTATACTAGATTTGAGCCTCTAGCCTATGATAATAACTAA
- a CDS encoding outer membrane lipoprotein-sorting protein has protein sequence MKKLWITLLLLISMTLFGDNLDNILNEFANRIRIPNLYGKFSITLISKNGDKREIKADAYQKMSDNNQMNRLFLFSYPPSVRDTGFLIHSFYSEGENKMWIYLPVVKKIKRISLENSGGGYFMGSDFSYSDFISRSYSNYTQELIGEEIIENQNCYVVKEYGTTLEEKNELGYSYIINYYNKQTSFLIGRDFYELSGELLKTYRVKKIKVLGEYIYPTEIVMENQQNKHKSIISVTDIEIKELPDRYFTTRFLTR, from the coding sequence ATGAAAAAATTATGGATAACACTACTCTTACTTATATCAATGACGCTTTTTGGTGATAACCTTGATAATATTTTAAATGAATTTGCCAATAGGATTCGAATTCCAAATCTATATGGGAAGTTTTCAATAACTTTAATATCTAAAAACGGAGATAAGAGGGAGATTAAAGCGGATGCTTACCAAAAGATGAGCGATAATAACCAGATGAATAGACTATTTCTTTTTAGCTACCCTCCAAGTGTCCGGGATACAGGTTTTTTAATCCACTCTTTTTATAGTGAAGGTGAAAACAAAATGTGGATATATCTACCTGTTGTAAAAAAAATAAAAAGAATATCCCTGGAAAACTCTGGAGGTGGGTATTTTATGGGAAGTGATTTTTCTTACTCTGATTTTATAAGTAGAAGTTACTCTAACTATACCCAAGAATTAATTGGAGAAGAGATTATTGAGAATCAAAACTGCTATGTTGTAAAGGAGTATGGAACAACCTTAGAAGAGAAAAATGAACTTGGGTACTCATACATTATAAACTACTACAATAAGCAGACATCTTTTTTAATAGGAAGAGATTTTTACGAACTTTCTGGGGAGTTATTAAAAACATATAGAGTAAAAAAAATAAAAGTACTTGGTGAATATATCTATCCTACAGAGATAGTTATGGAGAACCAGCAAAATAAACATAAATCAATTATATCTGTTACAGATATTGAGATAAAAGAGCTTCCGGATAGATATTTTACCACAAGATTTTTAACAAGGTAG
- a CDS encoding late competence development ComFB family protein — protein MSIKDDYDFSIIENTIKEKVIEMLEEEFNNLEENICQCEECVIDMVCYALNRIKPNYTASLYGALYSRADADNRSEDIREKVLDAIEFVSSNRSHDLK, from the coding sequence ATGTCAATTAAAGATGATTATGATTTTAGCATTATAGAAAATACAATAAAAGAGAAAGTTATTGAGATGTTGGAAGAGGAGTTTAATAACTTAGAAGAAAATATTTGTCAGTGTGAAGAGTGTGTTATTGATATGGTTTGTTATGCTCTTAATAGAATAAAACCAAACTATACTGCTTCACTTTATGGAGCTCTTTATTCAAGGGCAGATGCAGATAATAGATCTGAAGATATTAGAGAGAAAGTCTTAGATGCAATTGAATTTGTATCATCTAATAGATCTCACGACTTAAAATAA
- a CDS encoding diphosphate--fructose-6-phosphate 1-phosphotransferase produces MANLSPLQKLRYEYQPKLPTVLKGDVKNITVELGSPTESIANQAEVKDLFKKTYGLPVAKFVEGTNENAGKVINVGVILSGGQAPGGHNVIAGIYDGVKNGNKDSKVFGFKGGPAGIMNGNLVEITPEFMDEYRNTGGFDMIGSGRDKLESTEQFEMAKATCEKNNITSVIIIGGDDSNTNGAVLAEYFAANNAGITVVGCPKTIDGDLKNEHIETSFGFDTACKTYSELIGNIQRDANSAKKYWHFIKLMGRSASHIGLECALQTQPNICIISEEIEAKAQTLDSVVDDIVDVVVKRSQNGDNFGVALIPEGLIEFIPEMNVLISELNNLLAIEAESFAKAVGFDEQVKWIISKTTKAASDVFASLPKGIQAQLLMDRDPHGNVQVSRIETEKLLIEMVDKKLNDLKAAGKFSGSFNGLNHFFGYEGRCAFPSNFDADYCYSLGYTAFLLMNQGLTGYISNVKNLDKPATEWVAGGVPLTMMMNMEQRHGHLKPVIKKALVELDGAPFKEFKANRDEWAVNTSYLFPGAIQYYGPSEVCDLTTRTLALEKK; encoded by the coding sequence ATGGCAAATCTTTCCCCATTACAGAAACTTAGATACGAATACCAACCTAAGTTACCAACTGTATTAAAAGGTGATGTTAAAAACATTACAGTAGAGCTAGGTTCTCCAACGGAATCTATAGCAAATCAAGCAGAAGTAAAAGACTTATTCAAAAAGACTTATGGTTTACCAGTTGCAAAGTTTGTAGAAGGTACAAATGAAAATGCAGGAAAAGTTATAAACGTAGGTGTTATTTTATCTGGTGGTCAAGCTCCAGGAGGACACAATGTTATCGCTGGTATCTATGACGGTGTAAAAAACGGAAACAAAGATTCTAAAGTATTTGGATTCAAGGGTGGACCTGCAGGAATTATGAATGGTAATCTTGTTGAAATTACACCTGAGTTTATGGATGAGTATAGAAACACTGGTGGTTTTGACATGATCGGTTCTGGTAGAGATAAACTAGAGTCTACAGAGCAGTTTGAAATGGCAAAAGCTACTTGTGAAAAAAACAATATTACATCTGTTATTATTATTGGTGGTGATGACTCAAATACAAACGGTGCAGTTTTAGCTGAATATTTTGCAGCAAATAATGCTGGGATTACTGTAGTTGGTTGCCCTAAAACTATTGATGGAGATCTTAAAAACGAGCACATAGAAACATCTTTTGGTTTTGATACAGCGTGTAAAACATACTCAGAACTTATTGGAAATATCCAAAGAGATGCGAACTCAGCAAAAAAATATTGGCACTTTATTAAGTTAATGGGTCGAAGTGCATCCCATATCGGCTTAGAGTGTGCATTACAAACTCAACCAAATATCTGTATAATTTCAGAGGAAATAGAAGCTAAGGCTCAAACTTTAGACTCTGTGGTTGATGATATTGTTGATGTTGTTGTTAAGAGATCACAAAATGGTGATAACTTTGGTGTTGCATTAATTCCAGAGGGATTAATTGAGTTTATACCAGAAATGAATGTTTTAATTTCAGAGTTAAATAATCTATTAGCAATCGAAGCTGAATCCTTTGCAAAAGCTGTTGGATTTGACGAACAGGTTAAGTGGATTATATCTAAAACAACAAAAGCTGCTTCTGATGTATTTGCATCACTTCCTAAGGGAATCCAAGCTCAATTATTAATGGATAGAGATCCCCATGGGAATGTTCAAGTATCAAGAATTGAGACTGAGAAATTATTAATAGAAATGGTTGATAAAAAGTTAAACGACTTAAAAGCAGCTGGTAAGTTCTCTGGTTCTTTTAATGGTTTAAACCACTTCTTCGGTTATGAAGGTAGATGTGCATTCCCATCTAACTTCGATGCTGACTACTGTTACTCATTAGGTTATACTGCATTTTTATTAATGAACCAAGGTTTAACTGGTTATATTTCAAATGTTAAAAACCTAGATAAGCCAGCAACAGAGTGGGTTGCAGGTGGTGTTCCATTAACAATGATGATGAATATGGAGCAGAGACACGGACACTTAAAGCCAGTTATTAAAAAGGCTTTAGTTGAACTAGACGGTGCTCCTTTTAAAGAGTTTAAGGCTAATAGAGATGAGTGGGCTGTTAATACTAGTTACCTATTCCCAGGTGCTATTCAGTATTATGGACCATCTGAAGTTTGTGATTTAACAACTAGAACTTTAGCATTAGAAAAAAAATAA
- a CDS encoding ATP-binding protein yields the protein MKRFAYNQLLEWKKMDNSQLLLIGGVPRVGKTGLILQFAKTEFKKYLYYETKSSLIKLQKDVEELESGSLIILDNLNGDKDTLFEVKQLSLKFDNIYFILIDSFAKVARGESRRIQLNYLIIYPLTFEEFLINVNYDLFCKLASINNILDLDKEFNDNILKYFHDYLFVGGMPSVVELYINSGLVYEEIRENQALVFNEILSRIDKFYKTTESKNLIKILRLIFPTLVRENRKFKLSDISISKRFTTFKSYFDILEKLNLVYITRQLKNNINDIDQKSMNIFLFDIGLLGFLGDVPHSLYNSYLLLNQITVGLLQNFVANELYSTTNKKVFFWNHNMAKIEFVLVNDDYILPIEVKNDLSGKLKSLNTFSSKFDISKKIRLNLSSPEKRADVNIYPIYLIKNLYRKFIS from the coding sequence ATGAAGAGGTTTGCATACAATCAATTATTAGAATGGAAAAAGATGGATAATAGCCAATTATTGTTAATTGGTGGGGTTCCAAGAGTTGGTAAAACAGGTTTAATCCTACAATTTGCTAAAACAGAATTTAAGAAATATCTCTATTATGAAACTAAATCCTCTTTAATAAAATTACAAAAGGATGTTGAAGAGTTAGAGAGTGGGTCACTAATTATTCTTGATAATCTTAATGGAGATAAGGATACACTATTTGAAGTAAAACAGCTCTCTTTAAAATTTGATAATATATATTTTATACTTATAGACTCCTTTGCCAAGGTTGCAAGGGGTGAGTCTAGAAGGATACAACTAAATTATTTAATAATTTATCCCTTAACATTTGAAGAGTTTTTAATAAATGTAAACTATGATCTCTTTTGTAAGTTAGCTTCCATTAATAATATTTTAGATTTAGATAAAGAGTTTAATGATAATATTCTTAAATACTTCCATGACTACTTATTTGTTGGTGGAATGCCATCGGTGGTTGAACTATATATAAATAGTGGGTTAGTTTATGAGGAGATAAGAGAGAATCAGGCTCTGGTTTTTAATGAGATTTTAAGTCGAATAGATAAATTCTACAAAACTACAGAGTCTAAGAATTTAATTAAAATATTAAGATTAATATTCCCTACATTAGTTAGAGAGAACAGAAAATTTAAACTATCTGATATCTCAATTTCAAAGAGATTTACAACTTTTAAAAGCTACTTTGATATCTTAGAAAAATTAAATTTAGTCTATATTACAAGACAGTTAAAAAATAATATAAATGATATTGATCAGAAGTCGATGAATATTTTTTTATTTGATATAGGACTATTAGGTTTTCTTGGAGATGTACCCCACTCGTTATATAACAGTTATCTTCTATTAAATCAGATAACAGTAGGTTTACTACAAAATTTTGTAGCTAATGAACTCTACTCAACAACAAATAAAAAAGTCTTTTTTTGGAATCATAATATGGCTAAAATTGAGTTTGTTTTAGTTAATGATGATTATATATTACCAATTGAGGTTAAGAATGATTTAAGTGGAAAACTTAAGAGTTTAAATACATTCTCTTCAAAGTTTGATATTAGTAAAAAAATTAGGCTAAATTTAAGTTCACCAGAAAAGAGGGCAGATGTTAATATCTACCCTATATATCTGATTAAGAATTTATATAGAAAGTTTATTAGTTAA
- the rseP gene encoding RIP metalloprotease RseP yields MIIKYLIPLLALSLVIAIHELGHLIAGKLFKVKVEVYSIGIGKKLLTRQFGETEYALSLIPLGGYCKLKGGDIQNPNMDSDSMDFINPLKRAIIYFAGPFFNLILTIIFLSIVFMLPINQILPTTVLPVLGDNLPAEISGMKKGDQILSINGNDINSFLDISKYLTQDKLDLIIERDDRVISLELEAKKNNGQYVIGVYPYIPLNVFHSQIEKIKSNDKIIMVNSINVDNYMDLYKVTDGLDNFNITVIRDNKQINLTMTPQELSRLQFTQFVSYNPVKSTIMGFKNTFSMLDKIFYLFADLFKNGDVSKSISSPLRLVYDVGNSIDTVYSNSSLLITLETFLTIIASISLTLGFINLLPIPVLDGGQILFNIITLIKGSPLNSKFIYGYQTIGLIIILLLFTLGIGNDIFYFGDL; encoded by the coding sequence TTGATAATTAAATATTTAATACCTCTACTTGCTCTAAGTTTAGTAATTGCCATTCATGAGTTAGGACACCTAATTGCAGGAAAACTGTTTAAAGTTAAAGTAGAAGTCTACTCAATTGGCATTGGGAAAAAACTATTAACAAGACAATTTGGGGAGACAGAGTATGCACTATCCTTAATACCCCTAGGTGGTTATTGTAAACTTAAAGGTGGGGATATTCAAAATCCTAACATGGACAGTGACTCTATGGACTTTATAAACCCACTAAAAAGAGCAATAATCTATTTTGCTGGACCTTTTTTTAACCTTATTTTAACTATAATCTTTTTATCTATAGTTTTTATGCTACCTATAAACCAAATACTTCCTACAACTGTTCTACCTGTTTTAGGGGATAATCTTCCAGCAGAGATTTCTGGGATGAAAAAAGGTGATCAAATATTATCAATTAACGGAAACGATATTAATAGTTTCTTAGATATTTCAAAATACTTAACCCAGGATAAACTTGACTTAATTATAGAAAGGGATGATAGAGTAATTAGTTTAGAGTTAGAGGCTAAAAAAAATAATGGTCAATATGTAATTGGTGTCTATCCATATATCCCTCTAAATGTATTTCATAGTCAAATAGAAAAAATAAAGTCTAATGACAAAATTATTATGGTTAATAGTATTAATGTAGATAACTATATGGATTTATATAAGGTTACAGATGGTTTGGATAATTTTAATATAACAGTTATTAGAGATAATAAACAAATAAATTTGACTATGACCCCCCAGGAGTTAAGTAGGCTCCAGTTTACTCAGTTTGTATCCTACAACCCAGTAAAATCAACTATTATGGGTTTTAAAAACACCTTCTCTATGCTGGATAAAATTTTCTATCTCTTTGCTGATCTTTTTAAAAACGGGGATGTTTCAAAAAGTATTTCATCTCCTCTAAGATTAGTGTACGATGTTGGAAATAGTATTGATACAGTCTACTCAAATAGCTCACTATTAATAACCCTAGAGACTTTTTTAACAATTATAGCATCTATTAGTCTGACTCTAGGTTTTATTAATTTATTACCAATACCAGTCTTAGATGGTGGTCAAATACTATTTAATATTATAACTTTAATAAAAGGTTCACCATTAAACAGTAAATTTATATACGGTTATCAAACAATCGGATTAATAATTATACTACTACTTTTTACCCTAGGAATAGGTAATGACATATTTTATTTTGGAGATTTATAA